The genomic segment GGACATGCATACACAGTTGCATTTAAAAACTTCTTAAATTCTACTGATGTTCCTTACGTTTACAAAGATATTTCAAAAGATGTAGAAGCAAGAGAACATAGTAAAAAGTTGTACAATGGTGTTGCAAAATTCCCAACATTATTTGTAGATGATGCTGTGTATTTAACACCAACAACAGAAGAGTTTAATAAAATTATGCAA from the Polaribacter cellanae genome contains:
- a CDS encoding glutaredoxin family protein; the encoded protein is MKIILYGKQGHAYTVAFKNFLNSTDVPYVYKDISKDVEAREHSKKLYNGVAKFPTLFVDDAVYLTPTTEEFNKIMQDLKLRA